A stretch of the Lolium perenne isolate Kyuss_39 chromosome 3, Kyuss_2.0, whole genome shotgun sequence genome encodes the following:
- the LOC127342174 gene encoding kinesin-like protein KIN-14A isoform X3, with protein sequence MAEPRRVSFRDGRLASRKAEEAAWRRHQAAAWLDTMVGPCGISPCPSEQEFVAALRNGIVLCKAINKIQPGAVPKVVAFAPCDSHPSTAFQYFENIRNFLVAVQELKLPCFEASDLEKENVDAGSVGKIVDCVNSLKSYHERKQCGGANGSFKFMKSPLVPRSAVHVQSENLALGSSTPQKRLDMTVTDSEGHSSQSGVSNMEEAIEKLQRIILDCMISCKENLDQDVLRKDPVTLVGNILSNQLEKEQFKPLLQLFSPEGSAIENESTQHIECSKSQIENRMRIIEAQESELLELKKMFHEVKVDFRSLQSQFREDITELGHNIEGISKAVHGYNKALKENRNLYNMLQEMRGNIRVFCRIRPLNSESISSIEYIGNDGSIMVCDPSKARTTRKIFQFNKTFGPTTTQDEVYMETQSLIRSVMDGYNVCIFAYGQTGSGKTHTMCGPSGGLSSNDLGVNNMALNDLFTISTSREDMKYDIRVQMVEIYNEQVRDLLSEDTSSMKLDIRTSTNGLFNIPDAKMCPVQSPSDVMNLMLLGDKHRASGPTAMNNRSSRSHSILTVHVNGKDISGNVSCSCLHLVDLAGSERVDRSEATGDRLKEAQHINKSLSCLGDVITALAHKNSHIPYRNSKLTQLLQSSLGGNAKTLMLAHISPEGESYVETLSTLKFAQRVSTVELGTAHANKESNDIRELKEQVDTLKKALATKDLEKSSLKLKENTVTSERTKKLPERTPPRPRRLSLENASSGKGSIPGTAPKPPISVMKFNRDHMTTNDKECSIDGFSHTKHHRSVVQVSPKLSEQPVRQETEKFVPTDDVVTFYQLPPDAYNQYKQSGLDTPQRTPCRSRYMGVQVSQTDESSEAKLDKTTATNVTKKGSHLRRSIQSSIGKLIHGSERRNTPHSTHATPAKINTNTNYDGPSPIATDARLRRRQSSTGLPPPSRRSSLGDKSDSRVQNSQSIACASSQYKPLPFSWVRRPEQHQCSNDKRAKTPPPMNSAAKAKRWL encoded by the exons ATGGCGGAGCCGCGGAGGGTCTCGTTCCGCGACGGCCGCCTCGCGTCGAGGAAGGCGGAGGAGGCTG CATGGAGACGGCACCAGGCCGCAGCCTGGCTCGACACCATGGTTGGGCCCTGCGGCATATCCCCTTGCCCGTCCGAGCAGGAATTCGTCGCTGCTCTAAGGAACGGCATTGTGCTGTGCAAGGCCATCAACAAAATACAGCCTGGTGCCGTGCCGAAGGTTGTCGCGTTTGCACCCTGCGATAGCCACCCGTCCACGGCTTTTCAGTACTTTGAGAACATCCGCAACTTCTTGGTCGCTGTTCAGGAGCTAAAGTTGCCGTGTTTCGAGGCTTCTGATTTGGAAAAG GAAAACGTTGATGCTGGATCAGTGGGCAAGATTGTCGATTGTGTCAATTCGCTCAAGTCTTACCACGAGCGTAAGCAATGCGGTGGAGCCAATGGGTCATTCAAGTTCATGAAATCGCCTCTTGTACCGCGTTCTGCAGTTCACGTTCAGTCTGAAAATCTTGCTTTGGGATCCTCAACCCCCCAAAAGCGTCTAGACATGACAGTGACTGATTCTGAGGGACACTCTTCTCAAAGTGGGGTTTCTAACATGGAAG AGGCAATTGAAAAACTTCAGAGGATTATTCTTGATTGCATGATAAGCTGCAAGGAAAATTTGGACCAAGATGTTCTCAGAAAG GATCCAGTTACACTAGTTGGCAATATTTTATCAAATCAGCTGGAAAAAGAACAG TTCAAACCACTTCTTCAACTTTTCTCTCCAGAAGGGTCTGCAATTGAAAATGAATCAACTCAGCATATCGAG TGTTCAAAATCGCAGATTGAGAATAGAATGCGCATCATAGAAGCACAGgaatctgaacttttg GAGCTCAAGAAAATGTTTCATGAGGTCAAAGTTGATTTCAGGTCTTTGCAGAGCCAATTTCGTGAGGATATCACTGAATTAG GTCATAATATTGAAGGGATTTCCAAAGCTGTTCATGGTTATAACAAAGCTTTGAAAGAAAACAGAAACTTGTATAACATGCTTCAAGAAATGCGAG GAAATATCCGAGTCTTCTGCCGGATACGACCACTCAACTCAGAGTCTATTTCTTCAATTGAATATATTGGAAATGATGGTTCAATAATGGTTTGTGATCCATCTAAGGCACGAACTACACGTAAGATCTTCCAGTTCAACAAAACTTTTGGGCCAACTACCACCCAAG ATGAGGTTTACATGGAGACACAATCATTAATTAGATCTGTCATGGATGGTTATAATGTGTGCATATTTGCCTACGGCCAGACAGGTTCTGGCAAAACTCACACAATG TGTGGCCCGTCTGGTGGGTTATCGTCCAATGATCTTGGAGTTAATAACATGGCATTGAACGATCTCTTCACTATATCAACTTCTAGGGAAGATATGAAGTATGATATACGGGTGCAGATGGTTGAAATATACAATGAGCAAGTTCGTGATCTCCTAAGCGAAGATACTTCAAGCATGAA ATTAGATATAAGGACTTCAACCAATGGTCTGTTCAACATCCCAGATGCAAAGATGTGCCCAGTTCAGTCCCCTTCTGATGTTATGAATTTGATGCTGTTGGGGGATAAACACCGTGCTTCTGGACCAACAGCAATGAACAATAGAAGCAGTAGATCTCATAG TATCTTGACTGTCCATGTAAATGGGAAGGACATATCAGGCAATGTGAGCTGTAGTTGTCTGCATTTGGTAGATCTTGCAGGAAGTGAGAGGGTTGACAGATCAGAAGCCACAGGGGACAGACTGAAGGAGGCTCAGCATATTAACAAATCACTTTCTTGCCTAGGAGATGTCATCACTGCCTTAGCACACAAGAATTCTCACATTCCTTACAGAAATAGCAAACTTACCCAATTGCTACAGAGTTCATTAG GGGGAAATGCAAAGACATTAATGTTAGCCCACATAAGTCCAGAGGGAGAATCTTATGTAGAAACTCTTAGCACACTGAAATTTGCTCAAAGGGTTTCTACTGTTGAACTTGGAACTGCTCACGCTAACAAAGAAAGCAATGATATAAGAGAGCTGAAAGAGCAG GTGGACACTCTCAAAAAGGCATTGGCAACCAAAGACTTGGAAAAATCTTCACTTAAGCTGAAAGAAAATACAGTAACGAGTGAACGGACAAAGAAACTCCCGGAGCGTACCCCACCAAGGCCACGTAGGTTAAGCCTAGAGAACGCTAGTAGTGGCAAAGGTAGCATACCAGGAACGGCACCAAAACCACCTATTTCAGTTATGAAGTTCAACAGAGATCACATGACAACTAATGACAAGGAATGCAGTATTGATGGCTTCAGTCACACAAAGCACCACAGATCCGTAGTACAG GTGTCTCCAAAATTATCTGAACAGCCGGTCAGACAGGAGACTGAGAAGTTTGTCCCAACAGATGATGTGGTTACCTTTTATCAACTACCCCCTGATGCTTATAATCAATACAAGCAGTCAGGTTTGGATACTCCCCAGAGAACACCATGCAGATCAAGGTACATGGGTGTCCAAGTGAGTCAGACGGATGAGTCTTCTGAGGCTAAATTGGATAAAACAACCGCAACCAATGTGACGAAGAAAGGGTCACATTTAAGAAGGTCCATCCAGAGCAGCATAGGGAAATTGATTCACGGCTCTGAAAGAAG GAATACTCCACATTCAACGCATGCAACTCCTGCCAAAATCAATACTAATACAAACTATGATGGCCCATCACCAATTGCTACTGACGCAAGGTTAAGGAGAAGACAGTCTTCAACAGGTCTTCCCCCGCCATCACGCAGATCGTCTCTAGGAGATAAGTCGGATTCGA GGGTACAAAATAGCCAAAGCATTGCCTGTGCTTCTAGCCAATACAAGCCACTGCCATTCTCCTGGGTTCGACGGCCTGAACAACATCAAT GTTCAAATGACAAAAGAGCAAAAACACCACCTCCGATGAATTCAGCAGCAAAGGCGAAGAGGTGGCTGTGA
- the LOC127342174 gene encoding kinesin-like protein KIN-14A isoform X1: MAEPRRVSFRDGRLASRKAEEAAWRRHQAAAWLDTMVGPCGISPCPSEQEFVAALRNGIVLCKAINKIQPGAVPKVVAFAPCDSHPSTAFQYFENIRNFLVAVQELKLPCFEASDLEKENVDAGSVGKIVDCVNSLKSYHERKQCGGANGSFKFMKSPLVPRSAVHVQSENLALGSSTPQKRLDMTVTDSEGHSSQSGVSNMEEAIEKLQRIILDCMISCKENLDQDVLRKDPVTLVGNILSNQLEKEQFKPLLQLFSPEGSAIENESTQHIECSKSQIENRMRIIEAQESELLELKKMFHEVKVDFRSLQSQFREDITELGHNIEGISKAVHGYNKALKENRNLYNMLQEMRGNIRVFCRIRPLNSESISSIEYIGNDGSIMVCDPSKARTTRKIFQFNKTFGPTTTQDEVYMETQSLIRSVMDGYNVCIFAYGQTGSGKTHTMCGPSGGLSSNDLGVNNMALNDLFTISTSREDMKYDIRVQMVEIYNEQVRDLLSEDTSSMKLDIRTSTNGLFNIPDAKMCPVQSPSDVMNLMLLGDKHRASGPTAMNNRSSRSHSILTVHVNGKDISGNVSCSCLHLVDLAGSERVDRSEATGDRLKEAQHINKSLSCLGDVITALAHKNSHIPYRNSKLTQLLQSSLGGNAKTLMLAHISPEGESYVETLSTLKFAQRVSTVELGTAHANKESNDIRELKEQVDTLKKALATKDLEKSSLKLKENTVTSERTKKLPERTPPRPRRLSLENASSGKGSIPGTAPKPPISVMKFNRDHMTTNDKECSIDGFSHTKHHRSVVQVSPKLSEQPVRQETEKFVPTDDVVTFYQLPPDAYNQYKQSGLDTPQRTPCRSRYMGVQVSQTDESSEAKLDKTTATNVTKKGSHLRRSIQSSIGKLIHGSERRNTPHSTHATPAKINTNTNYDGPSPIATDARLRRRQSSTGLPPPSRRSSLGDKSDSSSNDKRAKTPPPMNSAAKAKRWL, translated from the exons ATGGCGGAGCCGCGGAGGGTCTCGTTCCGCGACGGCCGCCTCGCGTCGAGGAAGGCGGAGGAGGCTG CATGGAGACGGCACCAGGCCGCAGCCTGGCTCGACACCATGGTTGGGCCCTGCGGCATATCCCCTTGCCCGTCCGAGCAGGAATTCGTCGCTGCTCTAAGGAACGGCATTGTGCTGTGCAAGGCCATCAACAAAATACAGCCTGGTGCCGTGCCGAAGGTTGTCGCGTTTGCACCCTGCGATAGCCACCCGTCCACGGCTTTTCAGTACTTTGAGAACATCCGCAACTTCTTGGTCGCTGTTCAGGAGCTAAAGTTGCCGTGTTTCGAGGCTTCTGATTTGGAAAAG GAAAACGTTGATGCTGGATCAGTGGGCAAGATTGTCGATTGTGTCAATTCGCTCAAGTCTTACCACGAGCGTAAGCAATGCGGTGGAGCCAATGGGTCATTCAAGTTCATGAAATCGCCTCTTGTACCGCGTTCTGCAGTTCACGTTCAGTCTGAAAATCTTGCTTTGGGATCCTCAACCCCCCAAAAGCGTCTAGACATGACAGTGACTGATTCTGAGGGACACTCTTCTCAAAGTGGGGTTTCTAACATGGAAG AGGCAATTGAAAAACTTCAGAGGATTATTCTTGATTGCATGATAAGCTGCAAGGAAAATTTGGACCAAGATGTTCTCAGAAAG GATCCAGTTACACTAGTTGGCAATATTTTATCAAATCAGCTGGAAAAAGAACAG TTCAAACCACTTCTTCAACTTTTCTCTCCAGAAGGGTCTGCAATTGAAAATGAATCAACTCAGCATATCGAG TGTTCAAAATCGCAGATTGAGAATAGAATGCGCATCATAGAAGCACAGgaatctgaacttttg GAGCTCAAGAAAATGTTTCATGAGGTCAAAGTTGATTTCAGGTCTTTGCAGAGCCAATTTCGTGAGGATATCACTGAATTAG GTCATAATATTGAAGGGATTTCCAAAGCTGTTCATGGTTATAACAAAGCTTTGAAAGAAAACAGAAACTTGTATAACATGCTTCAAGAAATGCGAG GAAATATCCGAGTCTTCTGCCGGATACGACCACTCAACTCAGAGTCTATTTCTTCAATTGAATATATTGGAAATGATGGTTCAATAATGGTTTGTGATCCATCTAAGGCACGAACTACACGTAAGATCTTCCAGTTCAACAAAACTTTTGGGCCAACTACCACCCAAG ATGAGGTTTACATGGAGACACAATCATTAATTAGATCTGTCATGGATGGTTATAATGTGTGCATATTTGCCTACGGCCAGACAGGTTCTGGCAAAACTCACACAATG TGTGGCCCGTCTGGTGGGTTATCGTCCAATGATCTTGGAGTTAATAACATGGCATTGAACGATCTCTTCACTATATCAACTTCTAGGGAAGATATGAAGTATGATATACGGGTGCAGATGGTTGAAATATACAATGAGCAAGTTCGTGATCTCCTAAGCGAAGATACTTCAAGCATGAA ATTAGATATAAGGACTTCAACCAATGGTCTGTTCAACATCCCAGATGCAAAGATGTGCCCAGTTCAGTCCCCTTCTGATGTTATGAATTTGATGCTGTTGGGGGATAAACACCGTGCTTCTGGACCAACAGCAATGAACAATAGAAGCAGTAGATCTCATAG TATCTTGACTGTCCATGTAAATGGGAAGGACATATCAGGCAATGTGAGCTGTAGTTGTCTGCATTTGGTAGATCTTGCAGGAAGTGAGAGGGTTGACAGATCAGAAGCCACAGGGGACAGACTGAAGGAGGCTCAGCATATTAACAAATCACTTTCTTGCCTAGGAGATGTCATCACTGCCTTAGCACACAAGAATTCTCACATTCCTTACAGAAATAGCAAACTTACCCAATTGCTACAGAGTTCATTAG GGGGAAATGCAAAGACATTAATGTTAGCCCACATAAGTCCAGAGGGAGAATCTTATGTAGAAACTCTTAGCACACTGAAATTTGCTCAAAGGGTTTCTACTGTTGAACTTGGAACTGCTCACGCTAACAAAGAAAGCAATGATATAAGAGAGCTGAAAGAGCAG GTGGACACTCTCAAAAAGGCATTGGCAACCAAAGACTTGGAAAAATCTTCACTTAAGCTGAAAGAAAATACAGTAACGAGTGAACGGACAAAGAAACTCCCGGAGCGTACCCCACCAAGGCCACGTAGGTTAAGCCTAGAGAACGCTAGTAGTGGCAAAGGTAGCATACCAGGAACGGCACCAAAACCACCTATTTCAGTTATGAAGTTCAACAGAGATCACATGACAACTAATGACAAGGAATGCAGTATTGATGGCTTCAGTCACACAAAGCACCACAGATCCGTAGTACAG GTGTCTCCAAAATTATCTGAACAGCCGGTCAGACAGGAGACTGAGAAGTTTGTCCCAACAGATGATGTGGTTACCTTTTATCAACTACCCCCTGATGCTTATAATCAATACAAGCAGTCAGGTTTGGATACTCCCCAGAGAACACCATGCAGATCAAGGTACATGGGTGTCCAAGTGAGTCAGACGGATGAGTCTTCTGAGGCTAAATTGGATAAAACAACCGCAACCAATGTGACGAAGAAAGGGTCACATTTAAGAAGGTCCATCCAGAGCAGCATAGGGAAATTGATTCACGGCTCTGAAAGAAG GAATACTCCACATTCAACGCATGCAACTCCTGCCAAAATCAATACTAATACAAACTATGATGGCCCATCACCAATTGCTACTGACGCAAGGTTAAGGAGAAGACAGTCTTCAACAGGTCTTCCCCCGCCATCACGCAGATCGTCTCTAGGAGATAAGTCGGATTCGA GTTCAAATGACAAAAGAGCAAAAACACCACCTCCGATGAATTCAGCAGCAAAGGCGAAGAGGTGGCTGTGA
- the LOC127342174 gene encoding kinesin-like protein KIN-14A isoform X2, giving the protein MAEPRRVSFRDGRLASRKAEEAAWRRHQAAAWLDTMVGPCGISPCPSEQEFVAALRNGIVLCKAINKIQPGAVPKVVAFAPCDSHPSTAFQYFENIRNFLVAVQELKLPCFEASDLEKENVDAGSVGKIVDCVNSLKSYHERKQCGGANGSFKFMKSPLVPRSAVHVQSENLALGSSTPQKRLDMTVTDSEGHSSQSGVSNMEEAIEKLQRIILDCMISCKENLDQDVLRKDPVTLVGNILSNQLEKEQFKPLLQLFSPEGSAIENESTQHIECSKSQIENRMRIIEAQESELLELKKMFHEVKVDFRSLQSQFREDITELGHNIEGISKAVHGYNKALKENRNLYNMLQEMRGNIRVFCRIRPLNSESISSIEYIGNDGSIMVCDPSKARTTRKIFQFNKTFGPTTTQDEVYMETQSLIRSVMDGYNVCIFAYGQTGSGKTHTMCGPSGGLSSNDLGVNNMALNDLFTISTSREDMKYDIRVQMVEIYNEQVRDLLSEDTSSMKLDIRTSTNGLFNIPDAKMCPVQSPSDVMNLMLLGDKHRASGPTAMNNRSSRSHSILTVHVNGKDISGNVSCSCLHLVDLAGSERVDRSEATGDRLKEAQHINKSLSCLGDVITALAHKNSHIPYRNSKLTQLLQSSLGGNAKTLMLAHISPEGESYVETLSTLKFAQRVSTVELGTAHANKESNDIRELKEQVDTLKKALATKDLEKSSLKLKENTVTSERTKKLPERTPPRPRRLSLENASSGKGSIPGTAPKPPISVMKFNRDHMTTNDKECSIDGFSHTKHHRSVVQPVRQETEKFVPTDDVVTFYQLPPDAYNQYKQSGLDTPQRTPCRSRYMGVQVSQTDESSEAKLDKTTATNVTKKGSHLRRSIQSSIGKLIHGSERRNTPHSTHATPAKINTNTNYDGPSPIATDARLRRRQSSTGLPPPSRRSSLGDKSDSSSNDKRAKTPPPMNSAAKAKRWL; this is encoded by the exons ATGGCGGAGCCGCGGAGGGTCTCGTTCCGCGACGGCCGCCTCGCGTCGAGGAAGGCGGAGGAGGCTG CATGGAGACGGCACCAGGCCGCAGCCTGGCTCGACACCATGGTTGGGCCCTGCGGCATATCCCCTTGCCCGTCCGAGCAGGAATTCGTCGCTGCTCTAAGGAACGGCATTGTGCTGTGCAAGGCCATCAACAAAATACAGCCTGGTGCCGTGCCGAAGGTTGTCGCGTTTGCACCCTGCGATAGCCACCCGTCCACGGCTTTTCAGTACTTTGAGAACATCCGCAACTTCTTGGTCGCTGTTCAGGAGCTAAAGTTGCCGTGTTTCGAGGCTTCTGATTTGGAAAAG GAAAACGTTGATGCTGGATCAGTGGGCAAGATTGTCGATTGTGTCAATTCGCTCAAGTCTTACCACGAGCGTAAGCAATGCGGTGGAGCCAATGGGTCATTCAAGTTCATGAAATCGCCTCTTGTACCGCGTTCTGCAGTTCACGTTCAGTCTGAAAATCTTGCTTTGGGATCCTCAACCCCCCAAAAGCGTCTAGACATGACAGTGACTGATTCTGAGGGACACTCTTCTCAAAGTGGGGTTTCTAACATGGAAG AGGCAATTGAAAAACTTCAGAGGATTATTCTTGATTGCATGATAAGCTGCAAGGAAAATTTGGACCAAGATGTTCTCAGAAAG GATCCAGTTACACTAGTTGGCAATATTTTATCAAATCAGCTGGAAAAAGAACAG TTCAAACCACTTCTTCAACTTTTCTCTCCAGAAGGGTCTGCAATTGAAAATGAATCAACTCAGCATATCGAG TGTTCAAAATCGCAGATTGAGAATAGAATGCGCATCATAGAAGCACAGgaatctgaacttttg GAGCTCAAGAAAATGTTTCATGAGGTCAAAGTTGATTTCAGGTCTTTGCAGAGCCAATTTCGTGAGGATATCACTGAATTAG GTCATAATATTGAAGGGATTTCCAAAGCTGTTCATGGTTATAACAAAGCTTTGAAAGAAAACAGAAACTTGTATAACATGCTTCAAGAAATGCGAG GAAATATCCGAGTCTTCTGCCGGATACGACCACTCAACTCAGAGTCTATTTCTTCAATTGAATATATTGGAAATGATGGTTCAATAATGGTTTGTGATCCATCTAAGGCACGAACTACACGTAAGATCTTCCAGTTCAACAAAACTTTTGGGCCAACTACCACCCAAG ATGAGGTTTACATGGAGACACAATCATTAATTAGATCTGTCATGGATGGTTATAATGTGTGCATATTTGCCTACGGCCAGACAGGTTCTGGCAAAACTCACACAATG TGTGGCCCGTCTGGTGGGTTATCGTCCAATGATCTTGGAGTTAATAACATGGCATTGAACGATCTCTTCACTATATCAACTTCTAGGGAAGATATGAAGTATGATATACGGGTGCAGATGGTTGAAATATACAATGAGCAAGTTCGTGATCTCCTAAGCGAAGATACTTCAAGCATGAA ATTAGATATAAGGACTTCAACCAATGGTCTGTTCAACATCCCAGATGCAAAGATGTGCCCAGTTCAGTCCCCTTCTGATGTTATGAATTTGATGCTGTTGGGGGATAAACACCGTGCTTCTGGACCAACAGCAATGAACAATAGAAGCAGTAGATCTCATAG TATCTTGACTGTCCATGTAAATGGGAAGGACATATCAGGCAATGTGAGCTGTAGTTGTCTGCATTTGGTAGATCTTGCAGGAAGTGAGAGGGTTGACAGATCAGAAGCCACAGGGGACAGACTGAAGGAGGCTCAGCATATTAACAAATCACTTTCTTGCCTAGGAGATGTCATCACTGCCTTAGCACACAAGAATTCTCACATTCCTTACAGAAATAGCAAACTTACCCAATTGCTACAGAGTTCATTAG GGGGAAATGCAAAGACATTAATGTTAGCCCACATAAGTCCAGAGGGAGAATCTTATGTAGAAACTCTTAGCACACTGAAATTTGCTCAAAGGGTTTCTACTGTTGAACTTGGAACTGCTCACGCTAACAAAGAAAGCAATGATATAAGAGAGCTGAAAGAGCAG GTGGACACTCTCAAAAAGGCATTGGCAACCAAAGACTTGGAAAAATCTTCACTTAAGCTGAAAGAAAATACAGTAACGAGTGAACGGACAAAGAAACTCCCGGAGCGTACCCCACCAAGGCCACGTAGGTTAAGCCTAGAGAACGCTAGTAGTGGCAAAGGTAGCATACCAGGAACGGCACCAAAACCACCTATTTCAGTTATGAAGTTCAACAGAGATCACATGACAACTAATGACAAGGAATGCAGTATTGATGGCTTCAGTCACACAAAGCACCACAGATCCGTAGTACAG CCGGTCAGACAGGAGACTGAGAAGTTTGTCCCAACAGATGATGTGGTTACCTTTTATCAACTACCCCCTGATGCTTATAATCAATACAAGCAGTCAGGTTTGGATACTCCCCAGAGAACACCATGCAGATCAAGGTACATGGGTGTCCAAGTGAGTCAGACGGATGAGTCTTCTGAGGCTAAATTGGATAAAACAACCGCAACCAATGTGACGAAGAAAGGGTCACATTTAAGAAGGTCCATCCAGAGCAGCATAGGGAAATTGATTCACGGCTCTGAAAGAAG GAATACTCCACATTCAACGCATGCAACTCCTGCCAAAATCAATACTAATACAAACTATGATGGCCCATCACCAATTGCTACTGACGCAAGGTTAAGGAGAAGACAGTCTTCAACAGGTCTTCCCCCGCCATCACGCAGATCGTCTCTAGGAGATAAGTCGGATTCGA GTTCAAATGACAAAAGAGCAAAAACACCACCTCCGATGAATTCAGCAGCAAAGGCGAAGAGGTGGCTGTGA